The Sporomusa termitida genome has a window encoding:
- a CDS encoding nucleotidyltransferase family protein, giving the protein MDLLKAKDNEQFALTELKKRVQEKTAVEKAVVFGSVARGEATEESDLDVLIFTESQSPIQRKPLYLI; this is encoded by the coding sequence ATGGATTTATTGAAAGCTAAGGATAATGAGCAGTTTGCACTGACTGAACTAAAGAAGCGTGTACAAGAGAAAACGGCAGTCGAGAAAGCTGTTGTTTTTGGTTCGGTAGCTCGTGGCGAGGCAACAGAAGAGTCCGATCTGGATGTACTGATTTTTACGGAAAGCCAATCTCCTATACAGAGGAAACCTCTATATTTGATATAG
- a CDS encoding GTP cyclohydrolase, whose protein sequence is MEKIRLAIVGPSDSVSLAYAVAAERNDILAPQVIVYQDAAQVPEIMRARCPEFDMWLFSGIVPYHYALSVATHKPVFYIPHTGCSLYRALFEITYIKKLKLHRISFDTYNQADVEETFKDINLPLPTIYVKPFADVVSAKDFANHHYELWQAGKIDIAVTCFLATYERLKELGVPVIRVWTTRSNIRTTLDVAINSCLAQRFKGTQLAIQEIAIDEYDNIVRASSSYNVKRMEMCLYKILIDYAEMLKGSLVSRGDGQYTLYSTRGILEDSTNELTIIPILEEISCQVKAAVSGGIGFGVTAYDAEQNAFRALGMAQQKGKGLWLAVNDDREVIGPLSSAVHLKYSVQADAASCKRVADQLNLSVTTVNRLLAVIDKLDKDTIGAEELGVYLTITSRSARRILTILVENGLAEFAGEEMIAKGRPRKLYKINVQLLLAHCT, encoded by the coding sequence ATGGAAAAAATACGATTAGCTATTGTCGGGCCTTCCGATTCGGTGTCCTTAGCCTATGCGGTAGCAGCGGAGCGCAACGATATCTTAGCGCCGCAGGTTATCGTCTATCAGGACGCAGCGCAGGTTCCCGAGATTATGCGGGCCCGTTGCCCGGAGTTTGATATGTGGTTATTTTCCGGTATTGTGCCATACCACTATGCACTGTCTGTAGCCACACATAAGCCGGTGTTTTATATCCCCCATACCGGTTGCAGTTTATATCGGGCCTTGTTTGAAATCACGTATATTAAAAAATTGAAGCTGCATAGGATTAGCTTTGATACATATAACCAGGCCGATGTAGAAGAAACTTTTAAGGATATCAATCTACCGTTGCCTACCATATATGTTAAGCCTTTTGCCGATGTGGTTTCGGCCAAGGATTTTGCGAATCATCATTATGAACTCTGGCAGGCCGGCAAGATCGATATTGCCGTCACTTGTTTTTTGGCAACTTATGAAAGATTAAAAGAACTAGGGGTACCTGTTATCCGTGTCTGGACGACACGGAGTAATATTCGCACCACACTGGATGTGGCAATAAATTCCTGTTTGGCGCAACGATTTAAAGGAACTCAACTGGCGATACAAGAAATTGCGATTGATGAATACGATAATATAGTACGGGCCAGTTCAAGCTATAATGTGAAACGCATGGAAATGTGTTTATACAAGATTTTAATCGACTATGCCGAAATGTTGAAAGGTTCGCTCGTAAGCCGGGGCGATGGCCAGTACACTTTGTATTCTACCCGGGGCATACTGGAAGACAGCACTAATGAGCTTACTATTATTCCGATACTGGAAGAAATATCCTGCCAGGTAAAGGCTGCAGTCAGCGGCGGTATTGGTTTCGGTGTTACGGCCTATGATGCCGAACAAAATGCATTTCGCGCGTTGGGCATGGCCCAGCAGAAAGGCAAGGGATTATGGCTGGCGGTTAATGATGACCGGGAAGTGATCGGCCCGTTAAGCTCGGCAGTCCACCTTAAGTATTCCGTGCAGGCCGATGCTGCGTCCTGCAAGCGGGTGGCTGATCAGCTAAACCTCAGCGTCACAACGGTAAATCGTTTGCTGGCAGTGATTGATAAGCTGGATAAGGATACTATTGGGGCGGAGGAGTTAGGCGTCTATCTGACCATTACGTCGCGCAGCGCCAGAAGAATCTTGACTATTTTGGTGGAGAATGGTTTGGCTGAATTTGCCGGAGAAGAGATGATTGCCAAGGGACGGCCGCGCAAACTCTATAAAATCAATGTACAGTTACTGCTGGCGCATTGTACCTAA
- a CDS encoding tripartite tricarboxylate transporter permease has product MIESIISLGQGFLTAVTPINLLMAVLGAFIGTFVGVLPGLGPTSAIAMLLPVTSVLEPSQAIIMLAGIYYGSMYGGSTTAILLNIPGEASSVPTCLDGYQLARQGRGGPALGIAAIGSFIAGMVGLVGLVFFAPFLAEQAIKFGPPERFAVMVLALTVTSGLSGGSLVKAAIMGLFGFMLSLAGLGTFSGLFRFQFGIDALSGGFEMVSIVIGLFAITEVLKNIGERQTAISPDQIGNVYPSRSDLKQSAGAIAAGSVIGFVMGLLPGCSAAVTSFLSYDIVKKFSKRRSLFGKGAIEGVAAPEAANNATSSAGFIPLLSLGIPASPPLAVLLAGLMIYGVQPGPLLFSQQGGFVWTVIASMIIGNVALLLLNLPLIGLWARLTRVPFGVMGPVILMLSVIGAYSVRNSLFDVLVAVLFGFVGYFLYKFNWPVMPLILCFILGPMLEQSFIQSMSMSAGSFGIFFTRPLALAFLVVAALMIVISGLLVRRTKQRLQQEGSGQISPLS; this is encoded by the coding sequence ATGATAGAGTCAATAATTTCTCTGGGACAGGGTTTCCTCACCGCCGTTACTCCCATAAATTTGCTGATGGCCGTACTGGGAGCATTTATCGGCACATTCGTCGGGGTATTGCCCGGTTTGGGGCCGACTTCGGCAATTGCCATGTTGCTGCCGGTAACTTCGGTGTTGGAACCTTCCCAGGCAATCATTATGCTTGCGGGGATTTATTACGGATCCATGTACGGGGGCTCGACGACAGCGATTTTGCTCAACATCCCGGGCGAGGCGTCGTCCGTACCGACTTGCCTCGACGGATATCAGCTGGCCCGTCAGGGCCGAGGGGGGCCGGCGCTGGGGATTGCGGCCATTGGCTCGTTCATCGCCGGGATGGTCGGACTCGTAGGACTGGTGTTTTTTGCTCCTTTTCTGGCTGAGCAAGCGATCAAGTTCGGTCCGCCGGAGCGTTTTGCCGTGATGGTGCTGGCGCTGACCGTTACCTCGGGCCTCAGCGGCGGTTCCCTGGTCAAGGCGGCTATTATGGGCTTGTTCGGTTTTATGCTATCTTTAGCCGGGTTGGGAACGTTCAGCGGGTTATTCCGTTTTCAATTCGGAATTGATGCCTTGTCGGGCGGTTTCGAAATGGTCAGCATCGTTATCGGTTTGTTTGCGATCACGGAAGTGCTGAAGAACATCGGCGAGCGGCAAACCGCCATCTCTCCCGATCAAATCGGGAACGTTTATCCGAGCCGCAGCGATTTGAAGCAAAGCGCGGGCGCCATTGCCGCCGGAAGTGTCATCGGGTTTGTAATGGGATTGCTGCCCGGCTGCTCCGCCGCAGTTACGTCCTTCTTGTCTTACGATATCGTTAAAAAGTTTTCCAAACGCCGCAGTCTGTTCGGCAAGGGGGCCATCGAAGGGGTGGCCGCACCGGAAGCGGCCAATAATGCCACTAGTTCAGCGGGCTTTATTCCTTTACTCTCGCTCGGAATTCCCGCCTCGCCGCCTTTGGCTGTTCTTTTGGCGGGGCTGATGATTTACGGGGTGCAGCCGGGACCGTTGCTGTTTAGCCAGCAAGGGGGATTTGTCTGGACGGTTATCGCCAGCATGATCATCGGCAACGTTGCGCTGCTGCTGCTTAACCTGCCGCTGATTGGTTTATGGGCGCGACTGACAAGAGTTCCCTTTGGCGTTATGGGACCGGTGATTTTGATGCTCAGCGTGATCGGCGCTTACTCGGTGCGTAATAGCCTGTTTGATGTGCTGGTGGCGGTGCTGTTCGGATTTGTCGGTTATTTCCTGTATAAATTCAACTGGCCCGTTATGCCGCTGATCCTTTGTTTTATTCTAGGACCGATGCTGGAGCAGTCGTTTATCCAGTCGATGTCTATGTCGGCCGGCAGCTTTGGGATATTCTTCACCCGCCCGCTGGCGCTGGCCTTTCTGGTAGTGGCCGCTCTGATGATTGTTATCTCGGGCCTGCTGGTGCGGCGGACAAAGCAAAGACTGCAACAGGAGGGAAGCGGGCAGATCAGCCCGCTGTCCTGA
- a CDS encoding VOC family protein produces MKTLRDQVDHIVYATPDLNFGIEQLEKLLGITATPGGRHPGWGTHNALISLGPDSYLEIIGPDPESPGPEQPRPFQIDSLSAPRLVTWVAKGSQLAHFVSQAKQQGIILGEVMAMSRRTPGGELLSWQLTNPRVIVADGIIPAFIDWGDTRHPAPAAAGGALLVSLRAEHPEAAGAAASLDSLGLKLPVAPGTRPGLIATIDCPQGRVEL; encoded by the coding sequence ATGAAAACGTTGCGAGACCAGGTGGACCATATTGTTTATGCCACGCCTGACCTGAATTTTGGTATTGAACAGCTGGAAAAACTGCTGGGTATTACAGCCACCCCCGGGGGCCGGCATCCCGGCTGGGGAACCCATAATGCCCTTATTTCCCTGGGACCGGACAGCTATCTGGAAATTATCGGCCCTGACCCGGAAAGTCCTGGGCCGGAGCAGCCCCGCCCCTTCCAAATCGACAGCTTGTCGGCGCCGCGGCTGGTCACCTGGGTAGCTAAAGGCAGTCAGCTTGCGCATTTTGTGAGCCAGGCCAAACAGCAGGGTATAATTCTGGGCGAGGTAATGGCAATGAGCCGGCGTACTCCTGGCGGCGAGCTGCTTTCCTGGCAGTTGACTAATCCGAGGGTGATAGTTGCCGATGGCATTATCCCCGCCTTTATTGACTGGGGCGATACAAGACATCCCGCGCCTGCCGCCGCCGGGGGCGCTTTGCTGGTGAGCTTGCGCGCCGAGCATCCGGAGGCGGCGGGGGCGGCTGCCAGTCTGGACAGCCTTGGCCTGAAGCTTCCGGTTGCGCCGGGGACGCGGCCCGGACTCATTGCGACCATTGATTGTCCGCAGGGGCGGGTGGAGCTATGA
- a CDS encoding hydroxyacid dehydrogenase gives MDIIITEAMGAPGLEVLRKSGYSVQYDPSLWSDVERLKAAVAKAKALIVRNQTKVNKELLYDLKNIKIIGRLGVGLDNIDLGTTAAHGIPVVTAKNANAVSVAEYVLAAILTISRPLLAASADVKAGGWNRKCFGGTEIQGKTLGLIGIGEIGHRTGIKAKALGLNVIGCDPRLTSYDIAPDLTGITLVSEEEVLRQSDFVSLHVPLLPSTSNLIDRAALARMKSTAYVINTSRGGVVNEEELYEALTHNQIAGAVLDVLHTEPPGAEHPLFSLPNCLMTPHVAGAAQEALNRTSLLIAAAVLLELGGDVSKYRVDVNSWL, from the coding sequence ATGGACATTATTATTACCGAAGCTATGGGGGCGCCAGGACTAGAGGTCTTACGCAAAAGCGGGTACTCGGTTCAATACGATCCGTCGCTATGGTCAGATGTGGAACGGCTGAAAGCAGCGGTTGCCAAGGCCAAGGCGCTTATTGTGCGTAACCAGACGAAAGTAAACAAGGAATTGCTGTATGACTTGAAAAATATCAAAATTATCGGGCGGCTGGGCGTCGGCTTGGATAATATCGATTTGGGCACAACCGCTGCGCACGGAATTCCGGTTGTCACCGCCAAAAATGCAAACGCCGTGTCGGTAGCAGAATACGTGTTGGCTGCCATTCTGACGATTAGCCGGCCGCTTCTGGCCGCATCTGCCGATGTAAAAGCGGGCGGCTGGAACCGCAAGTGCTTTGGCGGCACAGAAATTCAAGGTAAAACCCTGGGACTGATCGGCATAGGCGAGATCGGACACCGGACCGGAATCAAAGCTAAAGCCCTGGGGCTGAACGTGATCGGGTGCGACCCCCGCTTGACTTCTTATGATATTGCGCCTGATTTGACGGGGATCACGCTGGTGTCCGAGGAGGAGGTCCTGCGGCAGTCGGATTTCGTGAGTCTGCACGTGCCGCTGCTTCCCAGTACGAGCAACTTGATAGACCGGGCGGCTCTGGCCCGGATGAAGAGCACCGCCTATGTCATCAATACCTCGCGGGGCGGTGTTGTGAATGAGGAAGAGCTGTATGAAGCCTTGACTCATAACCAAATAGCGGGAGCGGTCCTGGACGTATTGCACACTGAGCCGCCCGGAGCGGAGCATCCCTTGTTTTCTCTGCCAAATTGCTTGATGACGCCTCATGTGGCCGGTGCGGCCCAGGAAGCGCTTAACAGGACATCCCTGTTAATTGCGGCCGCAGTGCTGCTGGAACTGGGAGGGGACGTATCCAAATACCGTGTTGACGTGAACAGTTGGCTTTAG
- a CDS encoding DUF2442 domain-containing protein — protein sequence MLMVPRVRQVQACDNYVLHITFDNGVTKLYDLKPKLSDERFSILRDRGFFKAVQVDGGGFGFSWNDDVDLSENELWTKGKELN from the coding sequence ATGCTTATGGTGCCACGCGTTAGACAGGTTCAGGCTTGCGATAACTATGTTCTGCATATTACGTTTGACAATGGAGTAACAAAATTGTACGATTTAAAGCCTAAATTGAGTGACGAACGTTTTAGCATTTTACGCGATAGAGGCTTCTTCAAAGCCGTTCAGGTTGACGGCGGGGGCTTTGGATTTAGCTGGAACGATGATGTTGACTTGAGTGAGAACGAGCTTTGGACTAAAGGCAAGGAACTGAATTAG
- a CDS encoding amidohydrolase, translating into MNTDILELVKAKQEQLVNCRRDLHKHAETAWTEFRTASIVAETLTRLGYQVAVGEEVIDAEVMMGVPSPQELINQQERAIAQGADPNWVGRMQGGKTGVMGVLHFVQPGPVVAFRFDMDANEVVEATLAEHRPWRDGFASVNAGAMHACGHDGHTAIGLTLAEILAEVKNELAGTVKLIFQPAEEGVRGAKAMVARGIVDDVDFFVGLHLGIGLQQKGTMTCNTVGFLATTKLDAVYTGVPAHAGAAPETGHNALLAAATAALNLHAISRHSQGASRINVGVLQAGTGRNVIPDKAVLKLETRGTTSEINDYMYQRALRILAAAAAMYEVKLDLSPMGGAANCDNNPILVRRLRQVAEKSNLFASILPAGNIGGSEDCTYFMERVQQQGGQAAYLMIGTELAAGHHDSRFDFDEESLVSATALLGQAAVELLRKQ; encoded by the coding sequence ATGAATACGGACATTTTGGAATTAGTGAAAGCAAAACAGGAGCAGCTTGTCAATTGCCGCCGCGACTTACATAAACATGCAGAAACAGCCTGGACGGAATTTCGTACCGCCTCTATCGTGGCTGAAACCTTAACCCGCCTCGGCTATCAAGTGGCAGTGGGCGAAGAGGTGATTGATGCTGAGGTTATGATGGGAGTACCGTCCCCGCAGGAATTGATCAACCAGCAGGAAAGAGCTATAGCCCAGGGGGCTGATCCCAACTGGGTAGGCAGAATGCAGGGTGGTAAAACCGGGGTAATGGGCGTGCTGCACTTCGTTCAACCGGGGCCGGTGGTAGCCTTCCGCTTTGATATGGATGCCAATGAGGTAGTGGAAGCTACGCTGGCGGAGCACAGGCCTTGGCGTGACGGGTTTGCTTCAGTCAATGCGGGAGCGATGCATGCCTGCGGGCATGATGGGCATACCGCGATCGGCTTAACCCTGGCCGAAATTCTGGCTGAAGTGAAAAACGAACTGGCCGGGACGGTAAAGCTGATTTTTCAGCCGGCCGAGGAAGGGGTACGCGGCGCGAAAGCGATGGTTGCGCGCGGTATTGTAGATGATGTGGATTTCTTTGTCGGCTTGCATTTGGGGATAGGGTTGCAGCAAAAAGGCACCATGACTTGTAACACGGTAGGCTTCCTGGCGACGACGAAACTTGATGCAGTCTATACCGGTGTGCCCGCCCATGCCGGCGCAGCGCCGGAAACCGGACACAATGCATTATTGGCGGCGGCCACGGCGGCCCTTAATCTGCACGCTATTTCCCGCCATAGCCAAGGTGCTTCGCGTATCAATGTCGGCGTATTGCAGGCCGGAACAGGCCGCAACGTCATACCGGACAAGGCGGTATTGAAGCTTGAAACCCGCGGGACTACCAGCGAAATCAACGATTATATGTACCAGAGAGCGCTTCGTATCCTGGCGGCAGCAGCCGCGATGTATGAAGTTAAACTTGATTTGTCGCCGATGGGCGGTGCCGCTAACTGCGATAATAATCCGATACTTGTCAGGCGTTTGCGGCAGGTTGCTGAAAAAAGCAACCTGTTTGCAAGTATATTGCCGGCAGGAAACATCGGCGGCAGCGAAGATTGTACCTATTTCATGGAACGGGTACAGCAGCAGGGCGGGCAGGCTGCCTACCTGATGATTGGTACCGAACTGGCAGCCGGGCATCATGATTCGCGTTTTGATTTTGACGAGGAAAGCTTAGTTAGTGCGACCGCTTTATTAGGCCAGGCCGCCGTTGAACTGTTGCGTAAGCAATAA
- a CDS encoding tripartite tricarboxylate transporter substrate binding protein: MKKIIFQQRKKLAVVASALVAVFMLTACGVDSKQSAPGKNTDSSPQAAANYPAKGIEYVVPYAAGGGVDLVARAVADAVGKKWGQPISVVNRTGGGGAVGAQYALAQPADGYTVLANVVSNTSMMAASYKNPAIKLEDQQLVARIVKDAPAFTVKSDAQWNDFNSFSEWVKQNPEKLSWTTSGVAGYSTYVAAEWLHQLGVDVGKTRMIVTNGTADSLPLIAGGNALLAVHPVSEVATMVNSGHLKILAVSSTDRSPFFPNVPTTAEQGFKDLSAFWWTGLSMPKGTPEAIVKKWSDTLAELAQDPEFQAKLKTMKMEPSYLNTADFNQFVTQEAAYYGNLATQLGIVK; encoded by the coding sequence ATGAAAAAAATAATTTTTCAGCAAAGAAAAAAACTGGCCGTGGTGGCATCAGCCCTTGTTGCGGTCTTTATGCTGACCGCGTGCGGAGTCGATTCCAAACAGAGTGCGCCGGGAAAGAATACGGACTCATCCCCGCAGGCGGCCGCCAATTACCCTGCCAAGGGGATTGAATATGTCGTGCCTTATGCCGCCGGCGGCGGCGTGGATCTGGTGGCCCGCGCCGTGGCCGATGCGGTCGGTAAAAAATGGGGCCAGCCTATTTCGGTGGTGAACAGAACCGGGGGAGGCGGCGCTGTCGGGGCCCAGTATGCGCTGGCACAACCTGCCGACGGGTATACGGTCCTTGCCAATGTGGTATCGAATACGTCCATGATGGCCGCCAGCTATAAGAATCCGGCCATCAAGCTGGAGGATCAGCAGCTGGTTGCACGAATCGTCAAGGATGCGCCCGCGTTTACGGTCAAATCTGATGCCCAGTGGAATGATTTTAATTCGTTTTCGGAGTGGGTTAAACAAAATCCGGAGAAGCTAAGCTGGACCACATCCGGCGTTGCCGGCTACTCGACCTATGTAGCCGCTGAATGGCTACACCAACTGGGTGTGGACGTTGGCAAAACCCGTATGATCGTGACGAACGGAACGGCAGACTCGCTGCCGTTGATAGCAGGGGGCAATGCGCTGCTTGCCGTGCATCCTGTCAGCGAAGTGGCCACAATGGTAAACTCGGGACATTTGAAAATTCTCGCTGTGTCCAGTACCGACCGTAGCCCCTTCTTCCCGAATGTGCCGACAACTGCAGAGCAGGGATTTAAGGATTTATCCGCTTTTTGGTGGACCGGGTTAAGCATGCCGAAGGGTACGCCGGAGGCCATTGTGAAAAAATGGAGCGATACGCTGGCCGAACTGGCGCAGGACCCTGAGTTCCAAGCGAAACTCAAAACAATGAAAATGGAGCCTTCTTACTTGAATACAGCCGATTTTAATCAATTTGTAACCCAGGAAGCCGCTTATTACGGCAACCTGGCGACCCAATTGGGAATAGTCAAGTAA
- a CDS encoding TIGR00730 family Rossman fold protein: MSKVICVYSSSSWAIDPVYFDAATALGREIAAKGHLFLFGGGLTGLMGACARSVHQHHGHVIGIIPAALNVKGIVYDRCDELVVTKGLRERKAAMDERSDAFIALPGGYGTLEEILEIITLKQLQYHNKPVAILNINHFYDNLLEQFETIIAQQFAKTECQELYFVTGDISSALDYIDSYEPPVFAPRWLTAVED; encoded by the coding sequence ATGAGTAAAGTTATTTGCGTATATAGTTCTTCCAGTTGGGCTATCGATCCGGTTTATTTCGATGCAGCCACAGCTTTGGGCCGCGAAATTGCAGCGAAAGGGCATTTGTTCCTGTTTGGCGGCGGGCTCACCGGCCTGATGGGGGCCTGTGCCCGGTCGGTGCATCAGCACCATGGGCATGTTATCGGGATCATTCCGGCGGCATTAAATGTTAAGGGAATTGTATATGACCGGTGTGATGAACTTGTTGTCACAAAAGGCCTGAGAGAAAGAAAGGCAGCTATGGACGAACGTTCCGACGCATTTATCGCCTTACCGGGAGGATACGGTACCCTGGAAGAAATTCTGGAAATCATAACCTTAAAGCAGCTGCAGTATCATAATAAACCGGTTGCCATTTTGAATATCAACCATTTCTATGACAATCTGCTGGAACAGTTTGAGACGATCATCGCTCAGCAATTTGCCAAAACGGAATGCCAGGAACTATACTTTGTGACCGGTGATATTTCTTCGGCTTTAGATTATATTGATTCCT
- the dcuC gene encoding C4-dicarboxylate transporter DcuC has protein sequence MMLTIGVILVIITIYFLVKRYDARLVLLVSGVLMACVAGTPMAALNAFAKDMTNAGLIQAVCSVMGFAMVMRFTECDKHLINLMASGLGKVRPLLIPGVVVATYAVNVALPSAAGTAAAAGAIFVPLMMSAGVHPAMAAAAVKCGTYGSMLNPGLAHNPVVAKIAGIGVMEVIAFQFKANIASLIVAAILITAIAYYKKEHKGYHAEGLEVDNSFKVNLLYALMPMFPILLLLLGATLVPSLKTDVPQAMIIGSALSLLVTRKNPVGLSNAFFDGMGKAYGEIIGIIIAAGVFVSGLTSMGLVKAFIDAMLNNPAIVKVCAAVGPFLLGFITGSGDAATMAFNQAVTPHAADFGMEIKQMGSMATLGGTLGRTMSPIAGATIIVAGIAGVNPMEVTKRNWLPVVGAMIIGMALLMY, from the coding sequence ATGATGCTTACAATTGGTGTGATTTTGGTCATTATTACGATTTATTTTTTAGTCAAACGTTACGATGCGCGCTTAGTGCTTTTAGTATCTGGTGTTCTTATGGCCTGTGTGGCTGGCACCCCGATGGCTGCTTTGAACGCTTTTGCCAAAGACATGACAAATGCCGGCCTGATTCAGGCTGTATGTTCGGTTATGGGCTTTGCTATGGTTATGCGGTTTACCGAATGTGACAAACATTTAATCAATCTGATGGCCAGTGGGTTGGGAAAAGTTCGCCCGCTTTTGATTCCCGGCGTGGTGGTTGCCACCTATGCCGTCAATGTGGCTTTGCCGAGTGCGGCAGGAACAGCAGCGGCGGCAGGCGCAATTTTTGTGCCGCTGATGATGTCTGCCGGCGTGCATCCGGCCATGGCGGCAGCAGCGGTCAAGTGTGGTACATACGGCAGTATGCTTAATCCCGGCTTGGCCCATAATCCGGTTGTGGCAAAAATTGCCGGCATAGGAGTTATGGAAGTAATTGCCTTTCAATTCAAAGCCAATATTGCGTCACTGATTGTGGCGGCGATTTTAATTACCGCTATTGCCTACTATAAAAAAGAACACAAGGGCTACCATGCGGAAGGTCTGGAAGTGGATAACTCCTTTAAAGTGAATCTGCTTTATGCCCTGATGCCGATGTTTCCGATTCTGCTTCTCCTGTTAGGGGCTACCCTGGTGCCCTCTTTAAAAACTGATGTGCCGCAGGCGATGATTATCGGCAGTGCTCTGTCCCTTTTAGTTACCAGGAAAAATCCTGTCGGTCTTAGCAATGCTTTTTTTGACGGTATGGGCAAAGCATATGGTGAAATAATCGGCATTATCATTGCGGCCGGGGTATTTGTGTCGGGCTTGACCTCAATGGGGTTAGTCAAGGCCTTTATTGACGCTATGCTCAATAATCCGGCCATCGTCAAGGTGTGTGCTGCCGTCGGGCCTTTCCTTCTGGGCTTTATCACTGGTTCCGGCGATGCAGCGACGATGGCTTTCAATCAGGCAGTTACGCCGCATGCAGCGGATTTTGGCATGGAAATTAAGCAAATGGGCAGTATGGCAACCTTAGGCGGTACGCTTGGGCGCACGATGTCGCCGATTGCCGGCGCAACTATCATTGTAGCCGGTATTGCCGGCGTAAATCCGATGGAAGTGACAAAACGTAACTGGCTGCCGGTGGTGGGAGCTATGATTATCGGTATGGCCCTTTTGATGTATTGA
- a CDS encoding tripartite tricarboxylate transporter TctB family protein, translating into MKVKLADRIAGVVAVLIGAMSLTEAIRLYPYRVAVSSGDHLFPLAVGIGLISFGIILAFRGDRVAGFDAVPASKTPVLIFGVPMVLLLYVALIQWTGYSVATFFVSVIFFHWIGLFRWYLSLPAAIVLTASLYLIFVQWLNVPLPSGRWQV; encoded by the coding sequence ATGAAAGTAAAATTAGCCGACCGTATAGCAGGCGTAGTTGCCGTCCTGATCGGCGCGATGTCCCTCACCGAGGCCATCAGGCTTTATCCATACCGGGTAGCTGTTTCCAGTGGTGATCATCTGTTTCCGTTAGCTGTGGGAATCGGGCTCATTAGTTTCGGGATCATTCTGGCGTTTCGCGGGGACCGGGTTGCCGGTTTTGACGCCGTTCCTGCTTCCAAAACGCCTGTTCTCATTTTCGGCGTACCGATGGTACTGCTTCTTTATGTGGCTTTGATCCAATGGACAGGCTATTCAGTGGCCACGTTTTTCGTATCGGTGATTTTTTTCCACTGGATCGGTTTGTTCCGTTGGTATTTGTCGCTGCCGGCGGCGATCGTTTTAACGGCCTCGCTATATTTGATTTTTGTTCAGTGGCTGAATGTTCCGCTTCCGTCCGGCAGATGGCAGGTGTGA